Proteins found in one Prosthecobacter fusiformis genomic segment:
- a CDS encoding serine hydrolase domain-containing protein codes for MLRSLLLLSLALLPNLLPALDTTKLAAIKPAMEKAIAAKQAAGIVTLVMEKGTVVHHEAAGFANIGKGRPMEKDALFWIASMTKSVNATAVMILVDEGKLTLDDPASKWLPALAEMKLADGSAPEKPITLRLLLSHTAGIAFPPRKATDGAMSLKSYTATLLKAPLAFQPGSDYEYGFGPSVAGSIIEAVSGMDYAEFMRTRIFEPLGMKDTSFRPTEAQRQRIARTYTMDEETKELTPAYNPFLTDDAEVNRAPEPGGGLFSTAADMGRFYSMIAAGGELDGVRILSAKAIQDMTTPVTAGGKPLTYACGWQMNQPDQRICSAMPVGSFGHGGAFATNGWVDPASGIVTVYLVQNVLVPDSGKPRDTFQHLVMEAAHIEVSPPAVAKKKRKAK; via the coding sequence GACACTACAAAGCTGGCCGCCATCAAACCGGCCATGGAGAAAGCCATCGCGGCCAAGCAAGCCGCAGGCATCGTCACACTGGTGATGGAAAAGGGGACGGTGGTGCATCATGAAGCCGCTGGTTTTGCCAACATCGGCAAGGGCAGGCCGATGGAAAAGGACGCGCTGTTTTGGATCGCCTCCATGACAAAATCGGTGAATGCCACAGCGGTGATGATCCTGGTGGATGAGGGGAAACTGACGCTGGATGACCCCGCCTCCAAGTGGCTGCCTGCGCTGGCAGAAATGAAGCTGGCGGATGGCAGCGCGCCGGAAAAACCCATCACCCTGCGCCTGCTGTTGAGCCACACCGCAGGCATCGCCTTTCCACCGCGCAAGGCCACGGACGGAGCGATGTCGCTGAAGAGCTACACGGCCACACTGCTGAAGGCCCCTCTGGCCTTCCAGCCGGGCAGTGATTATGAATACGGCTTTGGCCCCTCCGTCGCCGGGAGCATCATTGAGGCGGTCTCCGGCATGGACTACGCGGAGTTTATGCGCACGCGCATCTTTGAGCCACTGGGCATGAAGGACACCTCCTTCCGCCCCACGGAGGCGCAGCGCCAGCGCATCGCCCGCACTTACACGATGGATGAGGAAACCAAGGAACTGACACCTGCCTACAACCCCTTCCTGACCGATGATGCGGAAGTAAACCGCGCGCCAGAGCCAGGCGGCGGCCTTTTTTCCACCGCAGCGGACATGGGCCGGTTTTACTCCATGATCGCCGCCGGGGGTGAGCTGGACGGTGTGCGCATCCTTTCCGCCAAAGCCATCCAGGACATGACCACGCCCGTCACCGCCGGTGGCAAGCCGCTCACCTACGCTTGTGGCTGGCAGATGAACCAGCCCGACCAGCGCATCTGCTCCGCCATGCCTGTGGGCAGCTTTGGCCACGGCGGCGCGTTTGCCACCAATGGCTGGGTGGACCCCGCCAGCGGCATCGTCACCGTGTATCTGGTGCAAAACGTCCTCGTCCCCGACAGCGGCAAACCCCGCGACACCTTCCAGCACCTCGTCATGGAAGCCGCCCATATCGAAGTCA